In a genomic window of Plectropomus leopardus isolate mb chromosome 6, YSFRI_Pleo_2.0, whole genome shotgun sequence:
- the LOC121945024 gene encoding calphotin-like isoform X2 has translation MPSRRKKNKRRMRRVQAQRRALEEQHAANPPVKASPGIAVCAPPVGAPKKAAKAPAPAKIEAPVPVAVPIVPTPVVEPEPVVVQEPEPVVVQEPEPVVVQEPEPVVVQEPEPVVVQEPEPVVLQEPVVEPVPVELAAPEPEAVVLEQTPAEAEVEVPAPEEPVVETTEQEAEPVIPETEPVTEVEPPAEAPVAAPVEPEVQTEQTVITPTETEQTHDVCEPETEVKTIEAVVEAEVEVAVTDNVTVPETVTEAAEAPVVEAPTSDQVPAEAEPAAQEVVTEMVVESVEVAEVPETEQVAEAVVSPAAPVETEEEAEIEVLAEDAPEVPAEPAAVTEDVPAQSVEIPVVPVAIPEAPVEEAEVKEVDVKETADTQEIADSLVDDFVVTESVSAVEVAIAESAAVQPEILEVTDTLTTQSESAHVTAAEPEPVAAPVEEMVIDATLEQKCLDVLSEPKKEICDMPCQMQLAVETVQLSAMEMPVEPALNGHIVPEVSIES, from the exons ATGCCCAGCAGGAGGAAGAAGAACAAGCGTCGCATGAGGAGGGTG CAGGCCCAGAGGAGAGCCCTCGAAGAGCAGCATGCAGCCAACCCCCCAGTGAAAGCGAGTCCTGGGATTGCAGTGTGTGCGCCCCCTGTGGGAGCACCAAAGAAAGCTGCTaaagctccagctccagctaAGATCGAAGCGCCTGTTCCTGTTGCTGTCCCCATTGTGCCGACCCCTGTAGTAGAACCAGAACCTGTTGTTGTGCAAGAGCCAGAACCTGTTGTTGTGCAAGAGCCAGAACCTGTTGTTGTGCAAGAGCCAGAACCTGTTGTTGTGCAAGAACCAGAACCTGTTGTTGTGCAAGAACCTGAACCTGTTGTTCTGCAAGAACCTGTCGTCGAGCCCGTCCCAGTCGAGTTAGCGGCACCAGAGCCTGAGGCTGTGGTGTTGGAACAGACTCCAGCAGAAGCTGAGGTTGAAGTCCCAGCCCCTGAAGAACCAGTCGTCGAGACTACTGAACAGGAGGCTGAACCAGTCATTCCTGAAACAGAACCTGTAACGGAG GTTGAACCCCCAGCTGAGGCTCCAGTTGCAGCTCCTGTTGAGCCTGAG GTTCAGACAGAGCAGACTGTAATCACACCCACAGAGACTGAACAG ACGCATGACGTCTGCGAACCAGAGACTGAAGTGAAGACCATCGAAGCAGTTGTTGAGGCTGAGGTGGAAGTGGCCGTCACAGACAATGTCACCGTACCAGAGACCGTAACCGAAGCCGCTGAAGCACCGGTGGTAGAGGCACCTACAAGTGACCAAGTTCCTGCTGAAGCAGAACCTGCTGCACAGGAAGTGGTTACAGAAATGGTGGTGGAATCGGTTGAGGTTGCAGAGGTACCTGAGACAGAACAGGTGGCTGAAGCTGTTGTCAGTCCCGCAGCCCCAGTCGAGACAGAAGAGGAAGCTGAAATAGAAGTGTTGGCTGAAGATGCACCTGAAGTTCCCGCTGAGCCTGCTGCAGTCACAGAG GATGTTCCTGCCCAATCTGTGGAAATCCCAgtg GTGCCAGTCGCCATCCCTGAGGCTCCAGTTGAAGAGGCCGAAGTCAAAGAGGTTGATGTAAAAGAG ACTGCAGACACCCAGGAAATTGCCGACAGCCTGGTTGATGACTTTGTTGTCACAGAATCCGTCTCAGCTGTCGAGGTCGCCATTGCAGAGTCTGCTGCTGTCCAGCCG gAAATCCTGGAAGTGACTGACACCCTCACCACCCAGTCAGAATCTGCGCATGTGACGGCCGCTGAGCCGGAGCCCGTTGCTGCCCCTGTAGAGGAGATGGTCATT GATGCCACTCTTGAGCAGAAATGTTTGGATGTGCTGTCAGAGCCTAAGAAAGAAATTTGTGACATGCCATGTCAGATGCAGCTCGCTGTGGAGACTGTGCAGCTCAGCGCAATG GAGATGCCAGTGGAACCAGCACTGAATGGACACATTGTTCCAGAGGTCTCCATCGAAAGCTAA
- the LOC121945024 gene encoding calphotin-like isoform X1 translates to MPSRRKKNKRRMRRVQAQRRALEEQHAANPPVKASPGIAVCAPPVGAPKKAAKAPAPAKIEAPVPVAVPIVPTPVVEPEPVVVQEPEPVVVQEPEPVVVQEPEPVVVQEPEPVVVQEPEPVVLQEPVVEPVPVELAAPEPEAVVLEQTPAEAEVEVPAPEEPVVETTEQEAEPVIPETEPVTEVEPPAEAPVAAPVEPEVQTEQTVITPTETEQTHDVCEPETEVKTIEAVVEAEVEVAVTDNVTVPETVTEAAEAPVVEAPTSDQVPAEAEPAAQEVVTEMVVESVEVAEVPETEQVAEAVVSPAAPVETEEEAEIEVLAEDAPEVPAEPAAVTEDVPAQSVEIPVVPVAIPEAPVEEAEVKEVDVKETADTQEIADSLVDDFVVTESVSAVEVAIAESAAVQPEILEVTDTLTTQSESAHVTAAEPEPVAAPVEEMVIGTWSGLLSLSLPSQDATLEQKCLDVLSEPKKEICDMPCQMQLAVETVQLSAMEMPVEPALNGHIVPEVSIES, encoded by the exons ATGCCCAGCAGGAGGAAGAAGAACAAGCGTCGCATGAGGAGGGTG CAGGCCCAGAGGAGAGCCCTCGAAGAGCAGCATGCAGCCAACCCCCCAGTGAAAGCGAGTCCTGGGATTGCAGTGTGTGCGCCCCCTGTGGGAGCACCAAAGAAAGCTGCTaaagctccagctccagctaAGATCGAAGCGCCTGTTCCTGTTGCTGTCCCCATTGTGCCGACCCCTGTAGTAGAACCAGAACCTGTTGTTGTGCAAGAGCCAGAACCTGTTGTTGTGCAAGAGCCAGAACCTGTTGTTGTGCAAGAGCCAGAACCTGTTGTTGTGCAAGAACCAGAACCTGTTGTTGTGCAAGAACCTGAACCTGTTGTTCTGCAAGAACCTGTCGTCGAGCCCGTCCCAGTCGAGTTAGCGGCACCAGAGCCTGAGGCTGTGGTGTTGGAACAGACTCCAGCAGAAGCTGAGGTTGAAGTCCCAGCCCCTGAAGAACCAGTCGTCGAGACTACTGAACAGGAGGCTGAACCAGTCATTCCTGAAACAGAACCTGTAACGGAG GTTGAACCCCCAGCTGAGGCTCCAGTTGCAGCTCCTGTTGAGCCTGAG GTTCAGACAGAGCAGACTGTAATCACACCCACAGAGACTGAACAG ACGCATGACGTCTGCGAACCAGAGACTGAAGTGAAGACCATCGAAGCAGTTGTTGAGGCTGAGGTGGAAGTGGCCGTCACAGACAATGTCACCGTACCAGAGACCGTAACCGAAGCCGCTGAAGCACCGGTGGTAGAGGCACCTACAAGTGACCAAGTTCCTGCTGAAGCAGAACCTGCTGCACAGGAAGTGGTTACAGAAATGGTGGTGGAATCGGTTGAGGTTGCAGAGGTACCTGAGACAGAACAGGTGGCTGAAGCTGTTGTCAGTCCCGCAGCCCCAGTCGAGACAGAAGAGGAAGCTGAAATAGAAGTGTTGGCTGAAGATGCACCTGAAGTTCCCGCTGAGCCTGCTGCAGTCACAGAG GATGTTCCTGCCCAATCTGTGGAAATCCCAgtg GTGCCAGTCGCCATCCCTGAGGCTCCAGTTGAAGAGGCCGAAGTCAAAGAGGTTGATGTAAAAGAG ACTGCAGACACCCAGGAAATTGCCGACAGCCTGGTTGATGACTTTGTTGTCACAGAATCCGTCTCAGCTGTCGAGGTCGCCATTGCAGAGTCTGCTGCTGTCCAGCCG gAAATCCTGGAAGTGACTGACACCCTCACCACCCAGTCAGAATCTGCGCATGTGACGGCCGCTGAGCCGGAGCCCGTTGCTGCCCCTGTAGAGGAGATGGTCATT GGTACATGGAGCGGTCTTCTCAGTCTCTCCTTGCCTTCCCAGGATGCCACTCTTGAGCAGAAATGTTTGGATGTGCTGTCAGAGCCTAAGAAAGAAATTTGTGACATGCCATGTCAGATGCAGCTCGCTGTGGAGACTGTGCAGCTCAGCGCAATG GAGATGCCAGTGGAACCAGCACTGAATGGACACATTGTTCCAGAGGTCTCCATCGAAAGCTAA